The sequence AATAtgcaaataccaaaaaaaacccCAAAAGTTTACCATAAATCTTACTTGAGGAACCTAATACCcaaaatatactttttaaaatttgaaattttaccaGAAACTCGAAACTATAATCGGAAACCTGAATCCAAAACTTGAAAAGTATTCATAATACCGAAAAACACATTCGAAATATTGAAAACATATATGGAATACCCAAATATGCCTAATATACAAACACAAAACATTTCATGTACTTTGGATACTAGATCGAGTATCGGGTAGGTTCCGTAATCGAACATAGACCGTGGgtcgaagaaaaaaaatcaaatatgcaCTTTTCCTTGGATCCATACccaaaccaaaactatatttcgagatctattttagtttggttttttgGATCCGGTAAAATATCCATGCCtacaaaatagttatataaaagtCTACATTCAAAATCTTATAAAccaattcataaattatataattttaaacacatGCTCTTCTTCGATATAGTGACTTTGTAAcataaatacataataatgtACACCATTTCAGAAAAATTAATTCACAAACTTTGTTTGCAATGGTTATAAATCTTGCTCGGTATTAAAACACAGAGAAATAGTTTACATATAGTATATTAGTACTTTGTTAGTCAGTTTGATAAACTGAAGTGGaaatttatacaaattttactttattttatttatttatgtagaGAAAATGTATGAACATATACatctaaaaaaaagaagaagagactaAGTGAgaattttatttgcatttttaataattaaatattgttgttgtaaataaaataaggTGGTGTTATTCAATTATGTATTTTGATAGAGTTTAAATCTAAACACAATCCACTGTAATTCAAATGATgattctaaattctattttaaaatctagtgttattcaatgAATGATATAAATCCAGcttttaaaatctagtgttattcaacTTTCAAGGATTTGAAAAttctgtatattttaaattgattttaaatcatCTCTTATGGATTCTCATGAACAAATGAATGAATTCAAAATCTAAGGTCTACTGCAGAGATTTTAGAATACATcaacctaaaattttaaaatttgatagattataaaacattaataattaatttgaaatCAGTGATTGAATAACAAAATCTCTTTtggtttaactattttttttgttcttaatttgaaaacaaaatagtgAAATGCGTTTATATTTATTGCCAAAAAAAACAATCGTAACAATATACTCTCTGTTTTTGAACACTCGTAACAATATATTCAAATAGCTATTTATACCAACTTTCTCGTGTTTTCTTCTGTCGTTTtcatttatgtatataaatagaAGAGAATTTAGAATTTGATAACTGAGATTTTTCTTCTTAAAGGAGAGAAAATTTggcaaattatttttaaaataggtaAGTTAATGGTATAATATGTATCGAAACAGTcactttctttaaaaaaattacacacaTATCGGAccataattatttcaaaaagttaGTATTtgataacctttttttttttttgaaacacagagTATTTGATAACCTACCAACCTCTACTTAGTAATTAACCGTATCAAACAAGTTCAAAATCATTTCCTATTAATGTTCCCTTTCCTTTTCAAcctttttctatttatataaataaaaaccacagTATTACTGAGCTGACTTTTCAACGATGTTGGATCTGTAGATCCATACTGCATCAACGGTGAGGACAATAGATCACAAGTCACATACCCTAAAATCCGGCCACGTGTAAACAACACTACTAACACACCACCATCACCGACAAAACCGAGTGAAAATAAGACAGCCTTAACTGTAATGTCAAATGTTGTAATAGTAACTTCGTGTCTGAATATTCTTTTTATATCAAGTTTTCGAATCTCCATTAATGGAAACTCAGATCTTCTCATAAACAGACCACCGATTAGATCGTTATCAAAGAGAGAGAATCTGTAAGAAGATTGGACCGGAGGAGACGATGATGGAGAGGTGTTTAGGAGCTAACCGGTGCCGGAGAATACAGAGAGCTTTACGTCACTTAAAGGTAACGGTTCTGTGTCTCGTTCTCACCATAGTCGTCCTACGTGGCACAATCGGCGCCGGCAAGTTCGGAACTCCGGAGCAAGATCTCGACGAGATCCGTCAGCATATCTACACATCGCGTAAACGGGCGGAGCCTCACCGTGTACTCGAAGAGATACAGACCGGTGGCGATTCGTCTTCctccggcggcggcggcggagggAGCAATAACTACGAGACGTTTGACATCAACAAGATATTCGTTgacgaaggagaagaagagaaacccGACCCGAATAAGCCTTACACTCTCGGACCCAAGATATCCGATTGGGATGAACAGAGATCCGACTGGTTAGCTAAGAACCCTACCTTCCCCAACTTCATCGGACCCAACAAGCCACGTGTCCTCTTGGTGACTGGTTCGGCGCCTAAACCGTGTGAGAATCCCGTCGGAGACCATTACCTGTTGAAGTCGATCAAGAACAAGATCGATTACTGTAGGCTTCACGGGATCGAGATCTTCTACAACATGGCCCTCCTCGATGCTGAGATGGCTGGTTTTTGGGCGAAGCTGCCGTTGATAAGGAAGCTTCTGCTGTCTCACCCTGAGATTGAGTTTCTGTGGTGGATGGATAGTGATGCTATGTTTACGGACATGGCGTTCGAGCTTCCGTGGGAGAGGTACAAAGATTACAACCTGGTGATGCACGGATGGAATGAGATGGTTTATGATGAGAAGAATTGGATTGGGTTGAACACTGGGAGTTTCTTGCTTAGGAACAATCAGTGGGCGCTTGATTTGCTTGACACTTGGGCTCCTATGGGTCCCAAAGGGAAGATCCGTGAGGAAGCGGGTAAGGTTTTGACCCGTGAGCTCAAGGGTAGGCCTGTTTTCGAAGCTGATGATCAGTCTGCTATGGTTTATCTCTTGGCTACTCAGCGTGCCACTTGGGGAAATAAGGTAATATAACTCATTCAGTTTGAGCAACTTGAGATACCACTAGTTATAACTCTACATCATCTCTTGATTACataaaaatcgttttttttttttgctcataaATTGCAATGAGAGTTGCATCTTGTCGGTATATAGCACATCTCTTGATTACAATTAATATTGGTTTTTATGCTCATAAATCGCATTATGAGTTGCATCTTCTAGTTTTATAATGTTTCTTGATTACATCAAAGATTGGATTTGTATTCGCAAATCAGAAAATGTGAGCTGCATCTTGTTCTGGTGTTGGTCTAGTCTCATTtgagctgctgctgctgcattGTTGTTATAGGTATACCTTGAAAATGGATACTATCTTCA is a genomic window of Brassica napus cultivar Da-Ae chromosome A2, Da-Ae, whole genome shotgun sequence containing:
- the LOC106401213 gene encoding xyloglucan 6-xylosyltransferase 2, producing MMERCLGANRCRRIQRALRHLKVTVLCLVLTIVVLRGTIGAGKFGTPEQDLDEIRQHIYTSRKRAEPHRVLEEIQTGGDSSSSGGGGGGSNNYETFDINKIFVDEGEEEKPDPNKPYTLGPKISDWDEQRSDWLAKNPTFPNFIGPNKPRVLLVTGSAPKPCENPVGDHYLLKSIKNKIDYCRLHGIEIFYNMALLDAEMAGFWAKLPLIRKLLLSHPEIEFLWWMDSDAMFTDMAFELPWERYKDYNLVMHGWNEMVYDEKNWIGLNTGSFLLRNNQWALDLLDTWAPMGPKGKIREEAGKVLTRELKGRPVFEADDQSAMVYLLATQRATWGNKVYLENGYYLHGYWGILVDKYEEMIENYHPGLGDHRWPLVTHFVGCKPCGKFGDYPVERCLKQMDRAFNFGDNQILQIYGFTHKSLASRKVKRVRNETSNPLEMKDELGLLHPAFKAVKVQQTNQV